Proteins encoded within one genomic window of Anastrepha ludens isolate Willacy chromosome 4, idAnaLude1.1, whole genome shotgun sequence:
- the LOC128859974 gene encoding ubiquitin carboxyl-terminal hydrolase 47 isoform X2, with amino-acid sequence MVQLDQEKSTQCVVHDLTPGSEQKKINIVVRSQSTIEKVFRNISTQYPYEAYDLVLQPKDKENPLIHLNVRQSELLFSIPGFVPQEKNILVLLPSGVWDGNIKKRFDFAKTVTKKKCVSKSTKMSTTKTPTANATAHDSAPTELKVSTPATITNGVDSISTFNSTMNGDKEFRVDNASHDQEHTDVMANNNHNESLLKNNVVSKLDDDAVSSTIAEKTSPMHTATAIANTRTTNTTSNVHSLKLSPLSDPELLSDDDLALGASASPTETEPFGGDGLLKLRSTSPRSPKFGPLTESEMYQQMTLERDFIRLDRKLQPTSASASTITTTASAATTMSTMSTGGANGYVGLVNQAMTCYLNSLLQALFMTPEFRNALYRWEFDNDNEAKNIPYQLQKLFLNLQTSKKSAVETTDLTRSFGWDSTEAWQQHDIQELCRVMFDALEHKFKNTKQINLIASLYEGKMIDYVKCLECNTEKTRADTFLDIPLPVRPFGSTVAYGSIEEALRAFVQPETLDGNNQYFCEKCNKKCDAHKGLKFKNFPYILTLHLKRFDFDYQTMHRIKLNDKVTFPQTLNLNSFINPADQESQARGTSIAANVGTSVGNATPSGFLPNSAIAANDDCSTTDSGSAMEEDLCCSGTATASSSQHENDMNDDDEGIDMSTSTDHRITSSNASVEQRIKHNTGPYLYELFAIMIHSGSASGGHYYAYIKEFDNNEWYCFNDQTVSPITEEDIEKSFGGGSSRAYYSSVYSSSTNAYMLMYRQIDPQRNEHATKATDFPEHINHLLPQLHQEEETRVTRSSGRHGVVVSDLSVQELVKPRVNFYNPELKKMKSTRVYVSNFNVNSVLESAYQMLNVEKFAPLSRCRLVVYDDMGEQICQSLEHISDPSLTELRRQMDGALEFLIETKQEGQDFEIYKPGGVTWNVYIVNVWKMQLDGPHLVYAPTRDANSALLHSIAVRLNLNENQLLLATVKTDAFVALDSAPPNSDSLEGMQHQVITQEDLQEIAQEQFRGLTYVYLNVPNTDPSTLEILGIPALETPTIEINTDVVDAVQMNSNAMHTINSSIGENTSNLSQKNCQSSGNSRESPLLPATSTLTGQESNSEDSSLSDGDRTLVESMNNRCGGDSQISSTSNSPYLSSPEDDAYNKANSLKRIHDLFQMAPDRTMENASQSRNNNTPQFFYAEKINAVDPSTISSSIHSSSANDPNEELARKPTHSYKIIVDPHMKMSTFTRHVESLIGISSNYFKLQHKYEVIDLMSTVLFVSMGETLSIELGKKLQPDEHKAKISFMRLSELDNDTGKLPCICEWVYKASMTVGEAKKELIAKLHRIDAKYKTLLLNNCRLWLKGGRNPIKIMSDDETLGTDLRSSVAAEFLVQECEDGVNPQVGEDSLTIFVRRWYADKLQLDKFQEITLEKNNEIREELAKITDIRQEHIAYSKINGSFPCTNISLLSINSTLSWFSIPATLDKYPLTTTVNGNVYFYKDVTKAPKEPTTEERRELSAREKLRLDRLGCMSTSLYSPRRERALKIYLDSPQSNNNSSTTTTSSSASTVIGAPATQSAED; translated from the exons ATGGTCCAATTGGATCAAGAGAAGAGCACACAGTGTGTAGTGCATGATCTTACGCCCGGTTCAGagcagaagaaaataaatattgtagtgCGCTCGCAGTCCACCATTGAGAAGGTGTTTCGTAATATAAGTACGCAGTATCCCTACGAGGCATATGATTTAGTGCTGCAGCCAAAGGATAAGGAAAATCCACTG ATTCATTTGAATGTGCGTCAGTCAGAGCTTCTTTTCAGCATACCCGGCTTTGTACCacaggaaaaaaatattcttgtttTACTGCCCTCTGGAGTTTGGgatggaaatattaaaaaacgctTTGATTTTGCTAAAACAGTGACCAAAAAGAAATGCGTTTCAAAGTCAACAAAAATGTCTACAACGAAGACGCCCACAGCTAATGCTACTGCACACGATTCTGCTCCAACCGAACTTAAAGTTAGTACGCCAGCAACTATTACAAATGGTGTTGATTCCATCTCCACTTTTAACAGCACAATGAACGGTGATAAGGAATTTAGAGTGGACAACGCTAGCCACGATCAAGAACATACTGATGTCATGGCCAATAACAATCACAATGAGagcttattaaaaaataatgtggTGAGCAAATTGGATGATGATGCTGTTTCATCAACCATAGCCGAGAAGACATCACCTATGCATACAGCGACTGCCATAGCTAATACAAGAACCACTAACACCACCTCGAATGTACACTCATTGAAATTGAGTCCTCTTTCCGATCCAGAGCTTTTATCTGACGATGATTTGGCGCTTGGTGCATCTGCTAGTCCCACCGAGACAGAACCTTTTGGGGGTGATGGCTTGCTTAAACTCCGCAGCACATCACCACGAAGCCCTAAATTCGGTCCACTTACTGAAAGTGAAATGTACCAGCAGATGACACTTGAACGTGATTTCATACGGTTAGACAGAAAGCTACAACCGACATCTGCTTCTGCGTCTACCATCACAACAACTGCATCTGCCGCGACCACCATGTCGACAATGAGTACGGGTGGAGCAAATGGATATGTGGGTTTGGTGAATCAAGCCATGACATGTTACTTGAACAGCCTGCTTCAAGCACTCTTCATGACGCCAGAATTTCGCAATGCACTCTATCGTTGGGAGTTCGATAACGACAACGAAGCCAAAAATATTCCTTATCAGCTCCAgaaactttttctcaatttgcaGACCTCAAAGAAATCTGCTGTAGAAACGACAGACCTGACGCGCAGTTTTGGATGGGACTCAACTGAAGCATGGCAGCAGCATGACATACAAGAATTGTGCCGAGTTATGTTTGATGCGCTAGAACATAAATTCAAGAATACCAAACAAATAAATCTAATCGCGAGCTTGTATGAGGGAAAAATGATCGATTATGTGAAGTGTCTGGAGTGTAATACGGAGAAAACACGCGCCGACACCTTTCTCGATATACCGCTTCCAGTTCGTCCATTTGGCAGCACTGTCGCCTATGGAAGCATCGAAGAAGCGTTGCGTGCTTTCGTTCAACCAGAAACTCTTGATGgcaataatcaatatttttgtgaaaaatgcaataaaaaatgtgatGCTCACAAAGGTTTGAAGTTTAAAAACTTTCCTTACATACTGACTCTTCATCTGAAACGCTTTGACTTTGACTACCAAACCATGCATCGCATAAAATTGAATGACAA aGTCACTTTCCCGCAAACACTGAATTTGAATAGCTTCATCAATCCTGCCGATCAGGAAAGCCAAGCACGTGGCACTTCCATAGCCGCCAATGTGGGCACCTCTGTTGGTAACGCTACACCCAGTGGGTTTTTGCCGAATAGTGCAATTGCCGCTAATGACGATTGCAGCACTACTGACAGTGGCTCTGCCATGGAGGAAGATTTGTGTTGCAGTGGCACTGCTACTGCCAGTTCTAGccagcatgaaaatgatatgaatgatgatgatgaaggcATAGATATGAGCACCAGTACAGATCACCGTATTACCAGTAGCAATGCCAGCGTTGAACAGCGTATAAAACATAATACCGGGCCATATTTGTACGAGTTATTCGCTATAATGATACATTCGGGTAGTGCTTCAGGCGGTCACTATTACGCTTATATAAAGGAATTCGACAACAATGAATGGTACTGCTTCAATGATCAGACTGTATCACCG ATCACCGAGGAAGATATAGAGAAGTCATTTGGTGGTGGCTCCAGTCGCGCGTATTACTCAAGCGTTTATAGTTCAAGCACAAATGCATATATGTTAATGTACCGCCAAATAGATCCACAACGCAACGAACATGCGACTAAAGCGACCGACTTCCCCGAGCATATCAACCATTTGCTGCCGCAACTCCACCAGGAGGAAGAAACACGAGTTACGCGCAGCTCTGGTCGTCACGGAGTTGTCGTCTCAGATTTGTCCGTTCAGGAATTAGTGAAGCCGCGCGTCAATTTCTATAACCCTGAATTGAAAAAGATGAAATCAACGCGGGTTTATGTAAGTAACTTTAATGTGAACTCGGTCTTGGAGTCGGCCTATCAAATGTTGAATGTGGAGAAATTTGCACCACTGTCACGTTGTCGCCTCGTTGTTTACGATGATATGGGAGAACAGATTTGCCAATCTTTGGAACATATCAGCGATCCATCACTGACCGAGTTACGTCGACAAATGGATGGGGCATTGGAATTTTTGATAGAAACAAAACAAGAAGGACAGGACTTTGAGATTTACAAACCAGGCGGCGTCACTTGGAATGTATATATAGTGAATGTGTGGAAGATGCAACTTGATGGCCCTCATCTTGTATACGCGCCTACAAGAGACGCAAACTCGGCACTGTTGCACTCGATCGCAGTTCGCcttaatttgaatgaaaatcaaTTGTTATTAGCCACAGTGAAGACTGACGCTTTTGTTGCGCTGGATTCTGCGCCACCAAATAGTGATTCACTGGAGGGTATGCAACACCAAGTTATAACACAGGAAGACTTGCAGGAAATCGCACAAGAACAATTTAGGGGCTTAACATATGTTTACCTTAATGTGCCCAATACGGATCCAAGCACGTTGGAAATCTTAGGCATACCCGCTCTAGAGACGCCCACAATTGAG ATCAACACTGATGTTGTGGATGCAGTGCAAATGAACTCAAATGCGATGCACACCATTAATTCCTCCATTGGTGAAAACACGTCAAACCTTTCGCAAAAGAACTGTCAGTCCTCCGGCAACTCACGCGAATCACCTCTCCTTCCCGCTACTTCTACGTTGACAGGCCAGGAATCTAACTCTGAAGACAGCAGTTTAAGTGACGGCGATCGCACACTTGTCGAATCGATGAACAATCGTTGCGGTGGTGACAGTCAAATTTCATCCACCAGTAATTCACCTTATCTGTCCAGCCCTGAGGATGATGCGTACAATAAAGCCAATTCGCTGAAACGCATTCACGACCTCTTCCAAATGGCACCCGATCGCACAATGGAGAATGCTTCGCAGTCACGCAACAATAATACGCCACAATTCTTCTATGCGGAAAAAATCAATGCGGTTGACCCCAGCACAATCTCATCAAGTATCCACAGCAGTAGCGCAAACGATCCAAACGAGGAGTTGGCACGCAAGCCGACACACTCGTATAAAATCATAGTAGATCCGCACATGAAGATGTCAACGTTTACGCGGCATGTTGAATCTCTGATTGGTATTTCGTCGAACTATTTTAAGTTACAACACAAATACGAAGTCATCGATCTAATGTCCACAGTGCTCTTCGTAAGTATGGGCGAAACGTTGAGCATTGAGCTGGGGAAAAAACTGCAACCGGATGAACACAAAGCGAAGATCTCATTTATGCGCCTGTCAGAACTagacaatgatactggtaagTTGCCCTGTATTTGTGAATGGGTCTATAAAGCCAGCATGACGGTTGGCGAGGCAAAAAAAGAACTAATAGCGAAGTTGCATCGCATTGATGCAAAATACAAAACGCTTCTTTTGAATAATTGCCGCCTGTGGCTGAAAGGTGGGCGCAATCCTATTAAAATCATGAGCGACGACGAAACATTAGGGACTGATCTGCGCTCATCGGTGGCAGCGGAG TTCCTCGTTCAAGAGTGTGAGGATGGTGTAAATCCACAAGTTGGCGAAGACAGTCTTACCATTTTTGTAAGGCGTTGGTATGCGGATAAGTTGCAATTGGATAAATTCCAGGAAATCACACTAGAAA aaaataatgaaataagagaGGAGTTGGCCAAAATCACCGACATCCGACAAGAGCATATAGCCTACAGTAAG ATAAATGGTTCTTTCCCGTGCACAAACATTTCTTTGTTGAGTATCAACAGCACGCTTAGTTGGTTCTCGATACCAGCAACATTGGACAAATATCCACTAACCACAACAGTTAATGGAAATGTCTACTTTTACAA AGATGTTACCAAAGCACCCAAAGAACCGACTACCGAAGAGAGGCGCGAACTGAGCGCCCGCGAGAAGCTGCGTCTTGATCGTTTAGGCTGCATGTCAACGTCACTATATTCACCGCGACGCGAGCGTGCTCTTAAAATATATCTTGATTCGCCACAATCCAACAACAACAGTAGTACAACGACGACGTCTTCATCTGCGTCGACAGTAATAGGGGCGCCAGCAACACAGTCGGCGGAAGATTAA
- the LOC128861755 gene encoding probable trafficking protein particle complex subunit 2 codes for MATYYFVIVGHNDNPIFEMEFTTVNKEMRKEDSRHLSQFIAHAALDLVDEHKWRTANMQLKSIDRFNQWFVSAFVTASQIRFIIVHDNKNDDGIRNFFNEMYETYIKHSINSFYKINTPIKSPIFEKKAQLFGRKCLLSL; via the exons ATGGCAAcgtattattttgttattgttggacACAATGACAATCCTATCTTTGAAATGGAGTTCACTACTGTTAATAAAGAAATGCGT AAAGAGGATAGTCGGCATTTAAGCCAATTTATTGCACATGCTGCATTAGATCTCGTAGATGAGCACAAGTGGAGAACAGCTAATATGCAACTTAAATCCATCGACAGGTTTAATCAGTGGTTCGTCTCCGCATTTGTCACTGCCAGCCAAATACGGTTTATCATCGTGCATGACAACAAAAATGATGACGGTATAAGgaacttttttaatgaaatgtacGAAACATATATTAAGCATTCGATTAactcattttataaaataaacacgCCCATAAAATCGCCAATTTTCGAGAAGAAAGCACAACTATTCGGGCGAAAGTGTTTGTTATCACTGTAA
- the LOC128859974 gene encoding ubiquitin carboxyl-terminal hydrolase 47 isoform X1, with translation MNNNDCSNMVQLDQEKSTQCVVHDLTPGSEQKKINIVVRSQSTIEKVFRNISTQYPYEAYDLVLQPKDKENPLIHLNVRQSELLFSIPGFVPQEKNILVLLPSGVWDGNIKKRFDFAKTVTKKKCVSKSTKMSTTKTPTANATAHDSAPTELKVSTPATITNGVDSISTFNSTMNGDKEFRVDNASHDQEHTDVMANNNHNESLLKNNVVSKLDDDAVSSTIAEKTSPMHTATAIANTRTTNTTSNVHSLKLSPLSDPELLSDDDLALGASASPTETEPFGGDGLLKLRSTSPRSPKFGPLTESEMYQQMTLERDFIRLDRKLQPTSASASTITTTASAATTMSTMSTGGANGYVGLVNQAMTCYLNSLLQALFMTPEFRNALYRWEFDNDNEAKNIPYQLQKLFLNLQTSKKSAVETTDLTRSFGWDSTEAWQQHDIQELCRVMFDALEHKFKNTKQINLIASLYEGKMIDYVKCLECNTEKTRADTFLDIPLPVRPFGSTVAYGSIEEALRAFVQPETLDGNNQYFCEKCNKKCDAHKGLKFKNFPYILTLHLKRFDFDYQTMHRIKLNDKVTFPQTLNLNSFINPADQESQARGTSIAANVGTSVGNATPSGFLPNSAIAANDDCSTTDSGSAMEEDLCCSGTATASSSQHENDMNDDDEGIDMSTSTDHRITSSNASVEQRIKHNTGPYLYELFAIMIHSGSASGGHYYAYIKEFDNNEWYCFNDQTVSPITEEDIEKSFGGGSSRAYYSSVYSSSTNAYMLMYRQIDPQRNEHATKATDFPEHINHLLPQLHQEEETRVTRSSGRHGVVVSDLSVQELVKPRVNFYNPELKKMKSTRVYVSNFNVNSVLESAYQMLNVEKFAPLSRCRLVVYDDMGEQICQSLEHISDPSLTELRRQMDGALEFLIETKQEGQDFEIYKPGGVTWNVYIVNVWKMQLDGPHLVYAPTRDANSALLHSIAVRLNLNENQLLLATVKTDAFVALDSAPPNSDSLEGMQHQVITQEDLQEIAQEQFRGLTYVYLNVPNTDPSTLEILGIPALETPTIEINTDVVDAVQMNSNAMHTINSSIGENTSNLSQKNCQSSGNSRESPLLPATSTLTGQESNSEDSSLSDGDRTLVESMNNRCGGDSQISSTSNSPYLSSPEDDAYNKANSLKRIHDLFQMAPDRTMENASQSRNNNTPQFFYAEKINAVDPSTISSSIHSSSANDPNEELARKPTHSYKIIVDPHMKMSTFTRHVESLIGISSNYFKLQHKYEVIDLMSTVLFVSMGETLSIELGKKLQPDEHKAKISFMRLSELDNDTGKLPCICEWVYKASMTVGEAKKELIAKLHRIDAKYKTLLLNNCRLWLKGGRNPIKIMSDDETLGTDLRSSVAAEFLVQECEDGVNPQVGEDSLTIFVRRWYADKLQLDKFQEITLEKNNEIREELAKITDIRQEHIAYSKINGSFPCTNISLLSINSTLSWFSIPATLDKYPLTTTVNGNVYFYKDVTKAPKEPTTEERRELSAREKLRLDRLGCMSTSLYSPRRERALKIYLDSPQSNNNSSTTTTSSSASTVIGAPATQSAED, from the exons ATAACAACGATTGCAGCAATATGGTCCAATTGGATCAAGAGAAGAGCACACAGTGTGTAGTGCATGATCTTACGCCCGGTTCAGagcagaagaaaataaatattgtagtgCGCTCGCAGTCCACCATTGAGAAGGTGTTTCGTAATATAAGTACGCAGTATCCCTACGAGGCATATGATTTAGTGCTGCAGCCAAAGGATAAGGAAAATCCACTG ATTCATTTGAATGTGCGTCAGTCAGAGCTTCTTTTCAGCATACCCGGCTTTGTACCacaggaaaaaaatattcttgtttTACTGCCCTCTGGAGTTTGGgatggaaatattaaaaaacgctTTGATTTTGCTAAAACAGTGACCAAAAAGAAATGCGTTTCAAAGTCAACAAAAATGTCTACAACGAAGACGCCCACAGCTAATGCTACTGCACACGATTCTGCTCCAACCGAACTTAAAGTTAGTACGCCAGCAACTATTACAAATGGTGTTGATTCCATCTCCACTTTTAACAGCACAATGAACGGTGATAAGGAATTTAGAGTGGACAACGCTAGCCACGATCAAGAACATACTGATGTCATGGCCAATAACAATCACAATGAGagcttattaaaaaataatgtggTGAGCAAATTGGATGATGATGCTGTTTCATCAACCATAGCCGAGAAGACATCACCTATGCATACAGCGACTGCCATAGCTAATACAAGAACCACTAACACCACCTCGAATGTACACTCATTGAAATTGAGTCCTCTTTCCGATCCAGAGCTTTTATCTGACGATGATTTGGCGCTTGGTGCATCTGCTAGTCCCACCGAGACAGAACCTTTTGGGGGTGATGGCTTGCTTAAACTCCGCAGCACATCACCACGAAGCCCTAAATTCGGTCCACTTACTGAAAGTGAAATGTACCAGCAGATGACACTTGAACGTGATTTCATACGGTTAGACAGAAAGCTACAACCGACATCTGCTTCTGCGTCTACCATCACAACAACTGCATCTGCCGCGACCACCATGTCGACAATGAGTACGGGTGGAGCAAATGGATATGTGGGTTTGGTGAATCAAGCCATGACATGTTACTTGAACAGCCTGCTTCAAGCACTCTTCATGACGCCAGAATTTCGCAATGCACTCTATCGTTGGGAGTTCGATAACGACAACGAAGCCAAAAATATTCCTTATCAGCTCCAgaaactttttctcaatttgcaGACCTCAAAGAAATCTGCTGTAGAAACGACAGACCTGACGCGCAGTTTTGGATGGGACTCAACTGAAGCATGGCAGCAGCATGACATACAAGAATTGTGCCGAGTTATGTTTGATGCGCTAGAACATAAATTCAAGAATACCAAACAAATAAATCTAATCGCGAGCTTGTATGAGGGAAAAATGATCGATTATGTGAAGTGTCTGGAGTGTAATACGGAGAAAACACGCGCCGACACCTTTCTCGATATACCGCTTCCAGTTCGTCCATTTGGCAGCACTGTCGCCTATGGAAGCATCGAAGAAGCGTTGCGTGCTTTCGTTCAACCAGAAACTCTTGATGgcaataatcaatatttttgtgaaaaatgcaataaaaaatgtgatGCTCACAAAGGTTTGAAGTTTAAAAACTTTCCTTACATACTGACTCTTCATCTGAAACGCTTTGACTTTGACTACCAAACCATGCATCGCATAAAATTGAATGACAA aGTCACTTTCCCGCAAACACTGAATTTGAATAGCTTCATCAATCCTGCCGATCAGGAAAGCCAAGCACGTGGCACTTCCATAGCCGCCAATGTGGGCACCTCTGTTGGTAACGCTACACCCAGTGGGTTTTTGCCGAATAGTGCAATTGCCGCTAATGACGATTGCAGCACTACTGACAGTGGCTCTGCCATGGAGGAAGATTTGTGTTGCAGTGGCACTGCTACTGCCAGTTCTAGccagcatgaaaatgatatgaatgatgatgatgaaggcATAGATATGAGCACCAGTACAGATCACCGTATTACCAGTAGCAATGCCAGCGTTGAACAGCGTATAAAACATAATACCGGGCCATATTTGTACGAGTTATTCGCTATAATGATACATTCGGGTAGTGCTTCAGGCGGTCACTATTACGCTTATATAAAGGAATTCGACAACAATGAATGGTACTGCTTCAATGATCAGACTGTATCACCG ATCACCGAGGAAGATATAGAGAAGTCATTTGGTGGTGGCTCCAGTCGCGCGTATTACTCAAGCGTTTATAGTTCAAGCACAAATGCATATATGTTAATGTACCGCCAAATAGATCCACAACGCAACGAACATGCGACTAAAGCGACCGACTTCCCCGAGCATATCAACCATTTGCTGCCGCAACTCCACCAGGAGGAAGAAACACGAGTTACGCGCAGCTCTGGTCGTCACGGAGTTGTCGTCTCAGATTTGTCCGTTCAGGAATTAGTGAAGCCGCGCGTCAATTTCTATAACCCTGAATTGAAAAAGATGAAATCAACGCGGGTTTATGTAAGTAACTTTAATGTGAACTCGGTCTTGGAGTCGGCCTATCAAATGTTGAATGTGGAGAAATTTGCACCACTGTCACGTTGTCGCCTCGTTGTTTACGATGATATGGGAGAACAGATTTGCCAATCTTTGGAACATATCAGCGATCCATCACTGACCGAGTTACGTCGACAAATGGATGGGGCATTGGAATTTTTGATAGAAACAAAACAAGAAGGACAGGACTTTGAGATTTACAAACCAGGCGGCGTCACTTGGAATGTATATATAGTGAATGTGTGGAAGATGCAACTTGATGGCCCTCATCTTGTATACGCGCCTACAAGAGACGCAAACTCGGCACTGTTGCACTCGATCGCAGTTCGCcttaatttgaatgaaaatcaaTTGTTATTAGCCACAGTGAAGACTGACGCTTTTGTTGCGCTGGATTCTGCGCCACCAAATAGTGATTCACTGGAGGGTATGCAACACCAAGTTATAACACAGGAAGACTTGCAGGAAATCGCACAAGAACAATTTAGGGGCTTAACATATGTTTACCTTAATGTGCCCAATACGGATCCAAGCACGTTGGAAATCTTAGGCATACCCGCTCTAGAGACGCCCACAATTGAG ATCAACACTGATGTTGTGGATGCAGTGCAAATGAACTCAAATGCGATGCACACCATTAATTCCTCCATTGGTGAAAACACGTCAAACCTTTCGCAAAAGAACTGTCAGTCCTCCGGCAACTCACGCGAATCACCTCTCCTTCCCGCTACTTCTACGTTGACAGGCCAGGAATCTAACTCTGAAGACAGCAGTTTAAGTGACGGCGATCGCACACTTGTCGAATCGATGAACAATCGTTGCGGTGGTGACAGTCAAATTTCATCCACCAGTAATTCACCTTATCTGTCCAGCCCTGAGGATGATGCGTACAATAAAGCCAATTCGCTGAAACGCATTCACGACCTCTTCCAAATGGCACCCGATCGCACAATGGAGAATGCTTCGCAGTCACGCAACAATAATACGCCACAATTCTTCTATGCGGAAAAAATCAATGCGGTTGACCCCAGCACAATCTCATCAAGTATCCACAGCAGTAGCGCAAACGATCCAAACGAGGAGTTGGCACGCAAGCCGACACACTCGTATAAAATCATAGTAGATCCGCACATGAAGATGTCAACGTTTACGCGGCATGTTGAATCTCTGATTGGTATTTCGTCGAACTATTTTAAGTTACAACACAAATACGAAGTCATCGATCTAATGTCCACAGTGCTCTTCGTAAGTATGGGCGAAACGTTGAGCATTGAGCTGGGGAAAAAACTGCAACCGGATGAACACAAAGCGAAGATCTCATTTATGCGCCTGTCAGAACTagacaatgatactggtaagTTGCCCTGTATTTGTGAATGGGTCTATAAAGCCAGCATGACGGTTGGCGAGGCAAAAAAAGAACTAATAGCGAAGTTGCATCGCATTGATGCAAAATACAAAACGCTTCTTTTGAATAATTGCCGCCTGTGGCTGAAAGGTGGGCGCAATCCTATTAAAATCATGAGCGACGACGAAACATTAGGGACTGATCTGCGCTCATCGGTGGCAGCGGAG TTCCTCGTTCAAGAGTGTGAGGATGGTGTAAATCCACAAGTTGGCGAAGACAGTCTTACCATTTTTGTAAGGCGTTGGTATGCGGATAAGTTGCAATTGGATAAATTCCAGGAAATCACACTAGAAA aaaataatgaaataagagaGGAGTTGGCCAAAATCACCGACATCCGACAAGAGCATATAGCCTACAGTAAG ATAAATGGTTCTTTCCCGTGCACAAACATTTCTTTGTTGAGTATCAACAGCACGCTTAGTTGGTTCTCGATACCAGCAACATTGGACAAATATCCACTAACCACAACAGTTAATGGAAATGTCTACTTTTACAA AGATGTTACCAAAGCACCCAAAGAACCGACTACCGAAGAGAGGCGCGAACTGAGCGCCCGCGAGAAGCTGCGTCTTGATCGTTTAGGCTGCATGTCAACGTCACTATATTCACCGCGACGCGAGCGTGCTCTTAAAATATATCTTGATTCGCCACAATCCAACAACAACAGTAGTACAACGACGACGTCTTCATCTGCGTCGACAGTAATAGGGGCGCCAGCAACACAGTCGGCGGAAGATTAA